A DNA window from Candidatus Amarolinea dominans contains the following coding sequences:
- a CDS encoding phosphate ABC transporter ATP-binding protein, whose amino-acid sequence MNLNELYEIEKLQHAYQGRTVLDIAHLGVHEGQVLALVGPSGAGKSSLLRLLNFLEPPTAGAMRFAGELVRHPAPLALRRQVTTVFQRPALQRSSVADNVALGLRLRGITPDGQVDAMLARVGLASLAQQPARLLSGGEMQRVALARALIIRPRVLLLDEPTANLDPYNVGLIEEIIREANREAGLTVVLVTHNVFQARRLAHRTGLLLGGRLIELTATPQFFEAPSDPRTAAFVRGDMVY is encoded by the coding sequence ATGAACCTCAATGAACTGTACGAAATCGAAAAACTGCAACACGCCTACCAGGGGCGCACCGTGCTGGACATCGCCCACCTGGGCGTACACGAGGGGCAGGTGTTGGCGTTGGTGGGGCCAAGCGGCGCCGGCAAATCGTCCCTGCTGCGCCTGCTCAATTTCCTGGAGCCGCCCACCGCTGGCGCCATGCGCTTTGCCGGGGAGTTGGTGCGCCACCCGGCCCCGCTCGCCCTGCGCCGCCAGGTGACCACCGTCTTTCAGCGCCCGGCGTTGCAGCGCAGCAGCGTGGCTGACAACGTGGCGCTTGGCCTGCGCCTGCGCGGTATCACGCCTGACGGCCAGGTGGATGCCATGCTGGCGCGGGTGGGACTGGCGTCGCTGGCCCAGCAGCCGGCGCGCCTGCTCTCAGGCGGTGAAATGCAGCGCGTGGCCCTGGCGCGGGCGCTGATCATCCGCCCCCGGGTGCTCCTGCTCGATGAACCGACCGCCAACCTCGACCCCTACAACGTGGGCCTGATCGAAGAAATCATCCGTGAAGCCAACCGCGAGGCCGGCCTGACGGTGGTGCTGGTGACGCACAATGTATTTCAGGCGCGGCGCCTGGCCCATCGCACCGGTCTGCTGCTGGGCGGCCGCCTGATCGAACTGACCGCGACGCCGCAGTTTTTCGAGGCGCCCAGTGATCCCCGCACGGCCGCCTTCGTGCGTGGGGACATGGTCTACTGA
- a CDS encoding ABC transporter permease has protein sequence MNDILHSLDQALRLIAGGDAGLVAIITLSLRVTGLALLLSMLGGVPLGAALGLSRTRLRGLVTALLYTGMGLPPVVVGLFVYLLLSRSGPLGAWGWLFTPSAMILAQTVIAFPMVTSLTMTAVQGVDPALRVQVRALGATSRQEAWAVLLEARIGVVAAIVAAFGSIISEVGAVMLVGGNIAGKTRVLTTAIVLETRQGDFSLALALGVILLVLAFAANLAFLRLQGRD, from the coding sequence ATGAACGACATCCTGCACAGCCTGGACCAAGCCCTGCGCCTGATTGCAGGCGGCGACGCTGGCTTGGTTGCCATCATCACGCTCTCCCTGCGTGTGACGGGGCTGGCGCTCCTGCTGAGTATGCTGGGCGGGGTGCCGTTGGGCGCGGCTCTCGGTCTCTCTCGCACGCGCCTGCGCGGGTTGGTCACCGCGCTTCTCTACACGGGGATGGGCCTGCCGCCGGTGGTGGTGGGCCTCTTCGTCTACCTCCTGCTTTCGCGCAGCGGGCCGTTGGGCGCCTGGGGATGGCTCTTCACCCCTAGCGCCATGATTCTGGCGCAGACCGTCATCGCCTTTCCGATGGTGACCAGCCTGACGATGACCGCCGTGCAAGGCGTGGACCCGGCCCTGCGCGTGCAGGTGCGCGCCCTGGGCGCCACCTCGCGCCAGGAAGCCTGGGCCGTGCTGCTGGAAGCGCGCATTGGTGTGGTGGCCGCCATCGTGGCCGCGTTCGGCAGCATCATCTCCGAAGTGGGCGCTGTCATGCTCGTCGGCGGCAACATCGCCGGCAAGACGCGGGTGCTGACCACCGCCATCGTGCTGGAGACGCGGCAGGGTGATTTTTCCCTCGCCCTGGCCCTGGGCGTCATCCTGCTCGTGCTGGCCTTCGCAGCTAACCTGGCCTTCCTGCGCCTGCAGGGCCGCGATTGA
- a CDS encoding substrate-binding domain-containing protein — MRSRLFVIVCLLALLLTACASPSAAPTATALPPATALPPAPPAVLRLATTTSTADSGLLDAILPVFEKAYQCQVDVVAVGTGQALEIGRQGDADVLLVHSRKGEDQFVAEGHALARFDVMVNDFIIVGPATDPAAIGSLGGAKEAFRAIMTAQAPFASRGDKSGTNTKELSIWASAGITPTADMTWYNALGQGMGDTLLFAQERQAYTLSDRATFLAMKSKLPGLAILVGGASLADNKDKSLLNPYGVLAVNPQTHPGVNTALADQFVAWILAPATQQLIGAFGVDQFGQPLFYPNVNQ; from the coding sequence ATGCGTTCTCGTCTATTCGTCATCGTCTGCCTGTTGGCCCTGCTGTTGACAGCCTGTGCTTCCCCTTCCGCCGCGCCCACTGCGACCGCCCTGCCCCCTGCGACCGCCTTACCCCCTGCGCCGCCGGCCGTCTTGCGCCTGGCTACGACGACCAGCACGGCCGATTCTGGCCTGCTGGATGCCATTCTGCCGGTCTTCGAAAAGGCCTATCAGTGCCAGGTGGATGTGGTCGCCGTGGGCACCGGCCAGGCCCTGGAAATTGGACGCCAGGGCGATGCCGACGTGCTGCTGGTGCATAGCCGCAAGGGTGAAGACCAGTTCGTTGCGGAAGGCCACGCGTTGGCGCGCTTCGACGTGATGGTCAACGACTTCATCATCGTCGGCCCCGCGACCGACCCGGCCGCCATCGGTAGCCTGGGCGGCGCCAAAGAGGCGTTCCGGGCCATCATGACCGCGCAGGCGCCGTTTGCCAGCCGCGGTGACAAGTCAGGCACCAATACCAAAGAGCTTTCGATTTGGGCTTCGGCCGGCATCACACCGACGGCTGACATGACATGGTACAATGCCCTGGGCCAGGGCATGGGCGACACCCTGCTCTTTGCCCAGGAACGCCAGGCCTACACCCTGAGCGATCGCGCCACCTTCCTGGCGATGAAGAGTAAGCTGCCTGGCCTGGCCATCCTGGTGGGCGGCGCCAGCCTGGCAGACAACAAGGACAAGAGCCTGCTCAACCCGTATGGCGTGCTGGCCGTCAACCCGCAGACGCATCCTGGCGTCAATACGGCGCTGGCAGATCAATTTGTCGCCTGGATCCTGGCGCCCGCGACCCAACAACTGATCGGCGCTTTTGGCGTTGATCAATTCGGGCAGCCCTTGTTCTACCCAAATGTGAATCAGTAG
- a CDS encoding LysR family transcriptional regulator, producing MTNALAPHINLWVTHEDEVVLSGWRIALLEAIAATGSISAAADQLEVNYRVAWSKIKEMEHGLGVALLTTHIGGSHGGGAELTPAALEFIRRYRLLSAGLDEWVQQRFAEVFGDL from the coding sequence ATGACCAACGCACTGGCTCCGCACATCAATCTGTGGGTGACGCACGAGGACGAGGTTGTGCTCAGCGGCTGGCGTATTGCCCTCCTGGAGGCGATCGCCGCAACCGGGTCCATTTCGGCCGCTGCCGATCAGTTGGAGGTCAACTACCGCGTGGCGTGGAGCAAGATCAAGGAGATGGAGCATGGCCTGGGCGTGGCTCTGCTGACAACGCACATCGGCGGCAGCCACGGCGGCGGCGCTGAGCTGACGCCGGCGGCCCTGGAGTTCATCCGGCGCTATCGCTTGCTCAGCGCAGGGCTGGACGAATGGGTGCAGCAACGTTTTGCCGAAGTGTTTGGCGATTTATGA